In Pseudomonadota bacterium, the DNA window TGACATGATCCGCGGCAAGGCGCCGCTGCCGCGTGCGGAGATCTGAGATGGCGGACGGGACGCAGCCCACAGCGATTGTCACCGCAGCCAGTAAAGGCATCGGTGCGGCGTGCGCGCGCGAGCTCGCGCGGCGCGGCTACAGGCTCGCGATCATGGCCCGCTCGGACGCCATTCTTGATGTCGCCGGCGAAATCGGCGCGCAGGCGTTTCAAGGCGACGTAACGAACACCGAGGACCTCGCGCGTTTCGTCATGGGCGCCCACGAACACCTTGGCCGGATCGATGCGTTGGTCGCCAACACGGGCCTGTCGACAGACAACGGCGGTTATGATGGGTCGTTTTTTGACAGCAAGCGCAGCGCCAGCATTGTCGACTATGACGATGCCTTCTGGATCGACATGTTCGACATGCAGTTCATGAACGTCGTGCGCCTGGCCCGGCTGGTGACACCGATCATGAAGGCGCAGGGCTCCGGTGGAATCGTCAACATCTCGGCCATGATCTCAAAGGAACCGCATCCGGCCTATCCCAGTTCGTCGACGATTCGCCGCGCCCTCGACGGCTACACCAAACTCTATGCCGATCGCCATGCCCGCGACGGCATCCGTATGAACACCCTGTCTCCAGGGTTTGTCAGCAACATCGAATGGAATGAAGCACAGCTTGATGCCGTGCCGATGGGCCGTCCGGTCAACCCGGAAGAGCTCGCCCGCATCGCCGCGTTCTTGTTGTCGGAAGACAGCGCCTACATCACCGGCCAGAACATCCTGGCCGATGGCGGCTTCAACCGCGGTGTTTGATTGTTTCTAGAGCGGCTTCCTGCGGTTGGCGTCGACGATTTGGACGCGCCAGCCGTCGGGGTCGCGCAGGTTGATGTTGGTGCGCCCGGTCGAGGCGACGTCATGGGGCGGCTCCTCGATCCTGATATCGGTCTTCGCCAGGCTGTCATAAGCGGCGTTCACGTCGTCGGTGCGGAACGCGATGTGGTTAATGCCGATGACTTCCTCGCCGCCGACCTCGTGCAGTTCGAAGATCGGCTGGTTGTCACCCGGCAGCTTGAGTTCGGCGGACTGGCCATGGTGGCTTGTGCGGGTGAGGACCTCGAAGCCCAGCTTCTCCAGATAGGCGATATAGGCGTCGAGGTCGCGCACGATGATCTCGATATGGTCGATGGCCGTCAGCATGGGATCGGTCCCTTGTGTCAGAGGGTTGGCATGAGGTCCGGCAGCTCGTCGAGCCGGTCGATCAGCGCGTCGCCATCAAGCTCCTCAACCGGGATCGCCGTGTAGCCGTAGCGCACGAGAACGGCCGGCATGTCGAAGGCGCGGGCCGCCGCGACATCGGCCTTGCTGTCGCCGACCATCAGCGCGTGGGTACCGTCGACGCCGAGCTCGTCGAGGACCGCGCCCAGGTGGCGGGGGTCTGGTTTCATGGCGCCGGTGGTGTCGCCGCCAACGACGGAATCCATGTAACGGGTCAGGCCGAAGTTCTCGGCGACCACGTCGGTCGCCTCCTGGCGCTTGTTGGTGCAGATGCCGAGTTTCAGGCCTTGGCCGTGCAAAAGTTGGATGGTTTCCATCGCGCTCGGGTAAAGGCTGGAGAGCCGGGTGCTGCGCGGCACGTAGCAGGCGCGGAATCGCTCGACCGCCCAGTCGATCCCTTGTTCGGGATCACCGCCGGTCATCTCCATGATGCGCTCGAGCAGCCCGGCCCAACCCGAGCCGACCATTTCGCGGATCATGGCCTCGCTCACCGCGACCCGGCCCAGATCGGCCAGCACCATATTGATGGCGTCGGCGATATCCGGCGCGCTGTCGATCAAGGTGCCGTCCAGGTCGAAGACGACGGCGCGGAAGCGGTGGGGCGAAGGCGGCATGAAAACTCTCAAGCTGGACGATTGCGCAACCTATTGGGCCTCGGCCCGGTGTGCAACGGCGCGTGTGGCGCGACTGAAGGTCCTGTAAAGGATTGAAAGATAACGTGACTTGGACCCTGGAAAAGCCCTGTGGCAGGGTCCGGGCCGATCTAGAGTTGAGATGTGGGTCTTCTCTTTACGCCATGACCGAGGAATTGGTTCTGCCATCCGTTGCCGCCGTTGTCCTGGGCGCAGGCCTGGGCACGCGCATGAAATCCGACCTGCCCAAGGTCCTGCATCCGATCGCCGGGCGGCCCATGGTCAATTTTGTCCTGGAAGCGGTCGGCGCGCTCGATCCCGAGCGCACCATCGTCGTTATCGGCCCGGACATGGATCAGCTCGCCGCCGCCGTGGCGCCGGCCACCACGGCGGTCCAGGACGAGCCCTTGGGTACCGGCCACGCGGTGATGGCCGCGCGTGGCGCGCTGAGCGGATTTCCTTCAGGCGAGGGTCCGGCCGACGTGCTGATCCTGTTTGGCGACGCCGCCATGATCGAGGCTCAGACGATCCAAGGCCTTATTGCCGCGCGACGCGAGGCCGATGCCGCGGTCGCCGTGCTCGGTGTCAACGTCACCACCGAGAACCGCTATGGCCGTCTGGAACTGGCCGATGACGGCAGTCTGGCGCGGATTGTCGAGTTCCGTGACGCGTCGGAGACACTGCGGGCTTCGACGCTGTGCAACTCCGGCATGATGTCCGTCGATGCCGCGCTGCTGCCGGGCTTGCTCGACCAGGTCGGCAACGACAACGCGAAGGGCGAGTACTACCTGACCGAGATTGTCGCTCTGGCGCGCGCGGAAGGTCGCCGTTGTGTGGTCTTGGAGATCGATGATCCCGAGGACCTGATCGGCGCCGACGACCGCGCGGACCTCGCCCGCTTCGAGACAGCGATCCAGGCGCGGCTGCGGCAAAGGGCCATGGTGAACGGTGTTCACTTGATTGCGCCTGAGACGGTTTTTCTCAGTTATGACACAATTCTAGAGCATGATGTAAAGGTGGAACCTCATGTCGTTTTTGGCCCCGCCGTCAAGGTCGGCGCAGGCACGGTCATCAAGAGCTTCTGCCATCTGGAAGGGGCGGTGGTCGCGCCTGGCGCGCGCGTCGGTCCCTATGCCCGGCTCAGACCCGGCGCCGAGATCGGCGAGGGCGCGCATATCGGCAACTTCGTCGAGATCAAGAACACGGTGTTCGAGGCAGGCGCCAAGGCCAACCATCTGGCCTATGTCGGCGATGCCCGTGTCGGCGCCGGCGCCAATGTCGGGGCAGGGACCATTACCTGCAACTACGACGGGTATC includes these proteins:
- the glmU gene encoding bifunctional UDP-N-acetylglucosamine diphosphorylase/glucosamine-1-phosphate N-acetyltransferase GlmU, yielding MTEELVLPSVAAVVLGAGLGTRMKSDLPKVLHPIAGRPMVNFVLEAVGALDPERTIVVIGPDMDQLAAAVAPATTAVQDEPLGTGHAVMAARGALSGFPSGEGPADVLILFGDAAMIEAQTIQGLIAARREADAAVAVLGVNVTTENRYGRLELADDGSLARIVEFRDASETLRASTLCNSGMMSVDAALLPGLLDQVGNDNAKGEYYLTEIVALARAEGRRCVVLEIDDPEDLIGADDRADLARFETAIQARLRQRAMVNGVHLIAPETVFLSYDTILEHDVKVEPHVVFGPAVKVGAGTVIKSFCHLEGAVVAPGARVGPYARLRPGAEIGEGAHIGNFVEIKNTVFEAGAKANHLAYVGDARVGAGANVGAGTITCNYDGYLKHLTEIGAGAFIGSNSALVAPVKVGDGAIVGAGSTITRDVADDALSITRPEQVTREGFASLYREHKAAEKARRKKEG
- a CDS encoding VOC family protein, translating into MLTAIDHIEIIVRDLDAYIAYLEKLGFEVLTRTSHHGQSAELKLPGDNQPIFELHEVGGEEVIGINHIAFRTDDVNAAYDSLAKTDIRIEEPPHDVASTGRTNINLRDPDGWRVQIVDANRRKPL
- the gph gene encoding phosphoglycolate phosphatase (PGP is an essential enzyme in the glycolate salvage pathway in higher organisms (photorespiration in plants). Phosphoglycolate results from the oxidase activity of RubisCO in the Calvin cycle when concentrations of carbon dioxide are low relative to oxygen. This enzyme is a member of the Haloacid Dehalogenase (HAD) superfamily of aspartate-nucleophile hydrolase enzymes (PF00702).), translated to MPPSPHRFRAVVFDLDGTLIDSAPDIADAINMVLADLGRVAVSEAMIREMVGSGWAGLLERIMEMTGGDPEQGIDWAVERFRACYVPRSTRLSSLYPSAMETIQLLHGQGLKLGICTNKRQEATDVVAENFGLTRYMDSVVGGDTTGAMKPDPRHLGAVLDELGVDGTHALMVGDSKADVAAARAFDMPAVLVRYGYTAIPVEELDGDALIDRLDELPDLMPTL
- a CDS encoding SDR family oxidoreductase; the encoded protein is MADGTQPTAIVTAASKGIGAACARELARRGYRLAIMARSDAILDVAGEIGAQAFQGDVTNTEDLARFVMGAHEHLGRIDALVANTGLSTDNGGYDGSFFDSKRSASIVDYDDAFWIDMFDMQFMNVVRLARLVTPIMKAQGSGGIVNISAMISKEPHPAYPSSSTIRRALDGYTKLYADRHARDGIRMNTLSPGFVSNIEWNEAQLDAVPMGRPVNPEELARIAAFLLSEDSAYITGQNILADGGFNRGV